One window from the genome of Canis aureus isolate CA01 chromosome 18, VMU_Caureus_v.1.0, whole genome shotgun sequence encodes:
- the FSCN3 gene encoding fascin-3 isoform X2: MDEVEWTRRPNPEELRVGLISWAGSYLTSEAYKNTVTATAKGLGRRQTWEILVSNEHDTQAVVRLRSLQGLYLLCEADGSLCYGRPRTSHHGCFLLRFHRNGKWTLQCIISGRYLESDGEDVFCNSRVLSAYHMWTPRPALHVHVILYSPVNHCYARADPTVGRVWVDAPVPCLEECGFLLHFQDGCYHLETSTHFFLSHLDRLVPQPSTQTAFHMQVRPGGLVALSDGEGGMLYPQGARLLLGLGSNPHRGEEWFILQRCPTWVSLRSKTRKFLSIIYDVEIYAASEHVTPMSLFQFECDDESSTLQLRAANGCYLAQRRHRTVVANGHPMESDTFFRVHWNCGKIILQSPNGRFLGIVDNGLLMANATIPGPNEEFGIRLANRRFLVLRGRYGYVGTSSEHDLMKCNMDQPDCIHLLPCRQGIYHFQGWILLVNNILWYLSPLGKVCSQLLYRASWEQLAHSAGTQWLLHAIRPKWHPVGRQRRDYQRVYLGVLGLLNADLLEKGGEIRSRSLTIVPH; the protein is encoded by the exons ATGGATGAGGTGGAGTGGACACGAAGACCCAACCCTGAGGAGCTGAGGGTTGGGCTCATCAGCTGGGCAGGATCCTACCTCACTTCTGAGGCTTATAAGAATACGGTCACGGCTACTGCAAAGGGTTTGGGCCGGAGACAG ACCTGGGAGATCTTGGTGAGCAATGAGCACGACACCCAGGCTGTAGTACGACTGAGGAGCTTGCAAGGCCTCTACCTCCTGTGTGAGGCAGATGGCAGTCTGTGCTATGGCCGGCCAAGGACCAGTCACCATGGATGCTTCCTACTGCGTTTCCACCGCAATGGCAAGTGGACTCTCCAGTGCATAATTAGTGGTCGTTATCTGGAGTCTGATGGTGAGGATGTGTTCTGCAACTCCAGGGTGCTTTCAGCTTACCACATGTGGACCCCCCGGCCAGCCCTACATGTCCATGTGATCCTTTACAGCCCGGTCAACCACTGCTACGCCCGGGCTGACCCCACTGTGGGCCGCGTCTGGGTGGATGCACCTGTTCCCTGCCTAGAGGAATGTGGCTTCCTGTTGCATTTCCAAGATGGATGCTACCACCTGGAGACCTCAACACACTTCTTTTTGTCCCACTTAGACCGGCTGGTCCCCCAACCCTCAACACAGACAGCTTTTCACATGCAGGTACGGCCTGGAGGGCTTGTGGCACTAAGCGATGGAGAAGGAGGCATGTTGTACCCACAGGGTGCACGcctgctcctgggcctgggctccAATCCCCACAGGGGTGAGGAGTGGTTCATCCTACAGCGCTGTCCGACGTGGGTCAGCCTCAGGTCAAAGACTCGGAAGTTCCTCTCCATCATTTATG ATGTTGAGATATATGCTGCCTCTGAGCATGTAACCCCAATGTCCTTGTTCCAGTTTGAATGTGATGATGAGAGCTCCACCTTGCAGCTTCGTGCAGCCAATGGCTGCTACCTAGCCCAG AGGCGCCATAGGACAGTGGTGGCTAATGGACACCCAATGGAGTCTGACACATTCTTCCGCGTGCACTGGAATTGTGGCAAGATCATCCTGCAGTCTCCTAATGGACGCTTCTTAGGCATTGTGGACAATGGCCTGCTGATGGCCAATGCCACCATTCCAG GCCCAAATGAGGAATTTGGGATTCGATTAGCTAACCGTCGCTTCCTTGTATTGCGAGGTCGTTATGGGTATGTGGGCACCTCATCAGAACACGACCTAATGAAGTGCAATATGGATCAGCCCGACTGCATTCACCTGCTGCCTTGCCGCCAGGGCATCTACCACTTCCAGG GGTGGATCCTTCTGGTCAATAACATCCTTTGGTACCTTTCGCCCTTGGGGAAAGTTTGCTCTCAACTTCTGTATAGAGCTTCATGGGAGCAACTTGCTCACAGTGCTGGCACCCAATGGCTTCTACATGCGATCCGACCGAAGTGGCACCCTGTTGGCAGACAGCGAAGAGATTACCAAAGAGTGTATTTGGGAGTTTTAG GGCTTCTAAACGCAGACTTGctggagaaaggaggggaaatcaGATCTAGGTCTCTCACTATTGTGCCACACTGA
- the FSCN3 gene encoding fascin-3 isoform X1, whose translation MDEVEWTRRPNPEELRVGLISWAGSYLTSEAYKNTVTATAKGLGRRQTWEILVSNEHDTQAVVRLRSLQGLYLLCEADGSLCYGRPRTSHHGCFLLRFHRNGKWTLQCIISGRYLESDGEDVFCNSRVLSAYHMWTPRPALHVHVILYSPVNHCYARADPTVGRVWVDAPVPCLEECGFLLHFQDGCYHLETSTHFFLSHLDRLVPQPSTQTAFHMQVRPGGLVALSDGEGGMLYPQGARLLLGLGSNPHRGEEWFILQRCPTWVSLRSKTRKFLSIIYDVEIYAASEHVTPMSLFQFECDDESSTLQLRAANGCYLAQRRHRTVVANGHPMESDTFFRVHWNCGKIILQSPNGRFLGIVDNGLLMANATIPGPNEEFGIRLANRRFLVLRGRYGYVGTSSEHDLMKCNMDQPDCIHLLPCRQGIYHFQGWILLVNNILWYLSPLGKVCSQLLYRASWEQLAHSAGTQWLLHAIRPKWHPVGRQRRDYQRVYLGVLGQWDATYGNPNLPGETTALNTTGTSKSRSMRISVTQLSLPSLAKHLFRATIHLKRPPPRPLCAVLFSTE comes from the exons ATGGATGAGGTGGAGTGGACACGAAGACCCAACCCTGAGGAGCTGAGGGTTGGGCTCATCAGCTGGGCAGGATCCTACCTCACTTCTGAGGCTTATAAGAATACGGTCACGGCTACTGCAAAGGGTTTGGGCCGGAGACAG ACCTGGGAGATCTTGGTGAGCAATGAGCACGACACCCAGGCTGTAGTACGACTGAGGAGCTTGCAAGGCCTCTACCTCCTGTGTGAGGCAGATGGCAGTCTGTGCTATGGCCGGCCAAGGACCAGTCACCATGGATGCTTCCTACTGCGTTTCCACCGCAATGGCAAGTGGACTCTCCAGTGCATAATTAGTGGTCGTTATCTGGAGTCTGATGGTGAGGATGTGTTCTGCAACTCCAGGGTGCTTTCAGCTTACCACATGTGGACCCCCCGGCCAGCCCTACATGTCCATGTGATCCTTTACAGCCCGGTCAACCACTGCTACGCCCGGGCTGACCCCACTGTGGGCCGCGTCTGGGTGGATGCACCTGTTCCCTGCCTAGAGGAATGTGGCTTCCTGTTGCATTTCCAAGATGGATGCTACCACCTGGAGACCTCAACACACTTCTTTTTGTCCCACTTAGACCGGCTGGTCCCCCAACCCTCAACACAGACAGCTTTTCACATGCAGGTACGGCCTGGAGGGCTTGTGGCACTAAGCGATGGAGAAGGAGGCATGTTGTACCCACAGGGTGCACGcctgctcctgggcctgggctccAATCCCCACAGGGGTGAGGAGTGGTTCATCCTACAGCGCTGTCCGACGTGGGTCAGCCTCAGGTCAAAGACTCGGAAGTTCCTCTCCATCATTTATG ATGTTGAGATATATGCTGCCTCTGAGCATGTAACCCCAATGTCCTTGTTCCAGTTTGAATGTGATGATGAGAGCTCCACCTTGCAGCTTCGTGCAGCCAATGGCTGCTACCTAGCCCAG AGGCGCCATAGGACAGTGGTGGCTAATGGACACCCAATGGAGTCTGACACATTCTTCCGCGTGCACTGGAATTGTGGCAAGATCATCCTGCAGTCTCCTAATGGACGCTTCTTAGGCATTGTGGACAATGGCCTGCTGATGGCCAATGCCACCATTCCAG GCCCAAATGAGGAATTTGGGATTCGATTAGCTAACCGTCGCTTCCTTGTATTGCGAGGTCGTTATGGGTATGTGGGCACCTCATCAGAACACGACCTAATGAAGTGCAATATGGATCAGCCCGACTGCATTCACCTGCTGCCTTGCCGCCAGGGCATCTACCACTTCCAGG GGTGGATCCTTCTGGTCAATAACATCCTTTGGTACCTTTCGCCCTTGGGGAAAGTTTGCTCTCAACTTCTGTATAGAGCTTCATGGGAGCAACTTGCTCACAGTGCTGGCACCCAATGGCTTCTACATGCGATCCGACCGAAGTGGCACCCTGTTGGCAGACAGCGAAGAGATTACCAAAGAGTGTATTTGGGAGTTTTAG GCCAATGGGATGCCACCTATGGAAATCCAAATCTTCCAGGAGAAACTACTGCACTAAACACAACAGGAACCTCAAAGTCAAGATCCATGAGAATATCTGTTACACAACTTTCCCTACCCAGTTTAGCAAAACACCTGTTTCGGGCAACAATACATCTCAAAAGGCCACCCCCAAGACCCCTGTGTGCTGTGCTCTTCAGTACGGAATAG
- the FSCN3 gene encoding fascin-3 isoform X3: MDEVEWTRRPNPEELRVGLISWAGSYLTSEAYKNTVTATAKGLGRRQTWEILVSNEHDTQAVVRLRSLQGLYLLCEADGSLCYGRPRTSHHGCFLLRFHRNGKWTLQCIISGRYLESDGEDVFCNSRVLSAYHMWTPRPALHVHVILYSPVNHCYARADPTVGRVWVDAPVPCLEECGFLLHFQDGCYHLETSTHFFLSHLDRLVPQPSTQTAFHMQVRPGGLVALSDGEGGMLYPQGARLLLGLGSNPHRGEEWFILQRCPTWVSLRSKTRKFLSIIYDVEIYAASEHVTPMSLFQFECDDESSTLQLRAANGCYLAQRRHRTVVANGHPMESDTFFRVHWNCGKIILQSPNGRFLGIVDNGLLMANATIPGPNEEFGIRLANRRFLVLRGRYGYVGTSSEHDLMKCNMDQPDCIHLLPCRQGIYHFQGQWDATYGNPNLPGETTALNTTGTSKSRSMRISVTQLSLPSLAKHLFRATIHLKRPPPRPLCAVLFSTE, from the exons ATGGATGAGGTGGAGTGGACACGAAGACCCAACCCTGAGGAGCTGAGGGTTGGGCTCATCAGCTGGGCAGGATCCTACCTCACTTCTGAGGCTTATAAGAATACGGTCACGGCTACTGCAAAGGGTTTGGGCCGGAGACAG ACCTGGGAGATCTTGGTGAGCAATGAGCACGACACCCAGGCTGTAGTACGACTGAGGAGCTTGCAAGGCCTCTACCTCCTGTGTGAGGCAGATGGCAGTCTGTGCTATGGCCGGCCAAGGACCAGTCACCATGGATGCTTCCTACTGCGTTTCCACCGCAATGGCAAGTGGACTCTCCAGTGCATAATTAGTGGTCGTTATCTGGAGTCTGATGGTGAGGATGTGTTCTGCAACTCCAGGGTGCTTTCAGCTTACCACATGTGGACCCCCCGGCCAGCCCTACATGTCCATGTGATCCTTTACAGCCCGGTCAACCACTGCTACGCCCGGGCTGACCCCACTGTGGGCCGCGTCTGGGTGGATGCACCTGTTCCCTGCCTAGAGGAATGTGGCTTCCTGTTGCATTTCCAAGATGGATGCTACCACCTGGAGACCTCAACACACTTCTTTTTGTCCCACTTAGACCGGCTGGTCCCCCAACCCTCAACACAGACAGCTTTTCACATGCAGGTACGGCCTGGAGGGCTTGTGGCACTAAGCGATGGAGAAGGAGGCATGTTGTACCCACAGGGTGCACGcctgctcctgggcctgggctccAATCCCCACAGGGGTGAGGAGTGGTTCATCCTACAGCGCTGTCCGACGTGGGTCAGCCTCAGGTCAAAGACTCGGAAGTTCCTCTCCATCATTTATG ATGTTGAGATATATGCTGCCTCTGAGCATGTAACCCCAATGTCCTTGTTCCAGTTTGAATGTGATGATGAGAGCTCCACCTTGCAGCTTCGTGCAGCCAATGGCTGCTACCTAGCCCAG AGGCGCCATAGGACAGTGGTGGCTAATGGACACCCAATGGAGTCTGACACATTCTTCCGCGTGCACTGGAATTGTGGCAAGATCATCCTGCAGTCTCCTAATGGACGCTTCTTAGGCATTGTGGACAATGGCCTGCTGATGGCCAATGCCACCATTCCAG GCCCAAATGAGGAATTTGGGATTCGATTAGCTAACCGTCGCTTCCTTGTATTGCGAGGTCGTTATGGGTATGTGGGCACCTCATCAGAACACGACCTAATGAAGTGCAATATGGATCAGCCCGACTGCATTCACCTGCTGCCTTGCCGCCAGGGCATCTACCACTTCCAGG GCCAATGGGATGCCACCTATGGAAATCCAAATCTTCCAGGAGAAACTACTGCACTAAACACAACAGGAACCTCAAAGTCAAGATCCATGAGAATATCTGTTACACAACTTTCCCTACCCAGTTTAGCAAAACACCTGTTTCGGGCAACAATACATCTCAAAAGGCCACCCCCAAGACCCCTGTGTGCTGTGCTCTTCAGTACGGAATAG
- the FSCN3 gene encoding fascin-3 isoform X5, which produces MDEVEWTRRPNPEELRVGLISWAGSYLTSEAYKNTVTATAKGLGRRQTWEILVSNEHDTQAVVRLRSLQGLYLLCEADGSLCYGRPRTSHHGCFLLRFHRNGKWTLQCIISGRYLESDGEDVFCNSRVLSAYHMWTPRPALHVHVILYSPVNHCYARADPTVGRVWVDAPVPCLEECGFLLHFQDGCYHLETSTHFFLSHLDRLVPQPSTQTAFHMQVRPGGLVALSDGEGGMLYPQGARLLLGLGSNPHRGEEWFILQRCPTWVSLRSKTRKFLSIIYDVEIYAASEHVTPMSLFQFECDDESSTLQLRAANGCYLAQRRHRTVVANGHPMESDTFFRVHWNCGKIILQSPNGRFLGIVDNGLLMANATIPGPNEEFGIRLANRRFLVLRGRYGYVGTSSEHDLMKCNMDQPDCIHLLPCRQGIYHFQVLAPNGFYMRSDRSGTLLADSEEITKECIWEF; this is translated from the exons ATGGATGAGGTGGAGTGGACACGAAGACCCAACCCTGAGGAGCTGAGGGTTGGGCTCATCAGCTGGGCAGGATCCTACCTCACTTCTGAGGCTTATAAGAATACGGTCACGGCTACTGCAAAGGGTTTGGGCCGGAGACAG ACCTGGGAGATCTTGGTGAGCAATGAGCACGACACCCAGGCTGTAGTACGACTGAGGAGCTTGCAAGGCCTCTACCTCCTGTGTGAGGCAGATGGCAGTCTGTGCTATGGCCGGCCAAGGACCAGTCACCATGGATGCTTCCTACTGCGTTTCCACCGCAATGGCAAGTGGACTCTCCAGTGCATAATTAGTGGTCGTTATCTGGAGTCTGATGGTGAGGATGTGTTCTGCAACTCCAGGGTGCTTTCAGCTTACCACATGTGGACCCCCCGGCCAGCCCTACATGTCCATGTGATCCTTTACAGCCCGGTCAACCACTGCTACGCCCGGGCTGACCCCACTGTGGGCCGCGTCTGGGTGGATGCACCTGTTCCCTGCCTAGAGGAATGTGGCTTCCTGTTGCATTTCCAAGATGGATGCTACCACCTGGAGACCTCAACACACTTCTTTTTGTCCCACTTAGACCGGCTGGTCCCCCAACCCTCAACACAGACAGCTTTTCACATGCAGGTACGGCCTGGAGGGCTTGTGGCACTAAGCGATGGAGAAGGAGGCATGTTGTACCCACAGGGTGCACGcctgctcctgggcctgggctccAATCCCCACAGGGGTGAGGAGTGGTTCATCCTACAGCGCTGTCCGACGTGGGTCAGCCTCAGGTCAAAGACTCGGAAGTTCCTCTCCATCATTTATG ATGTTGAGATATATGCTGCCTCTGAGCATGTAACCCCAATGTCCTTGTTCCAGTTTGAATGTGATGATGAGAGCTCCACCTTGCAGCTTCGTGCAGCCAATGGCTGCTACCTAGCCCAG AGGCGCCATAGGACAGTGGTGGCTAATGGACACCCAATGGAGTCTGACACATTCTTCCGCGTGCACTGGAATTGTGGCAAGATCATCCTGCAGTCTCCTAATGGACGCTTCTTAGGCATTGTGGACAATGGCCTGCTGATGGCCAATGCCACCATTCCAG GCCCAAATGAGGAATTTGGGATTCGATTAGCTAACCGTCGCTTCCTTGTATTGCGAGGTCGTTATGGGTATGTGGGCACCTCATCAGAACACGACCTAATGAAGTGCAATATGGATCAGCCCGACTGCATTCACCTGCTGCCTTGCCGCCAGGGCATCTACCACTTCCAGG TGCTGGCACCCAATGGCTTCTACATGCGATCCGACCGAAGTGGCACCCTGTTGGCAGACAGCGAAGAGATTACCAAAGAGTGTATTTGGGAGTTTTAG
- the FSCN3 gene encoding fascin-3 isoform X4 — MDEVEWTRRPNPEELRVGLISWAGSYLTSEAYKNTVTATAKGLGRRQTWEILVSNEHDTQAVVRLRSLQGLYLLCEADGSLCYGRPRTSHHGCFLLRFHRNGKWTLQCIISGRYLESDGEDVFCNSRVLSAYHMWTPRPALHVHVILYSPVNHCYARADPTVGRVWVDAPVPCLEECGFLLHFQDGCYHLETSTHFFLSHLDRLVPQPSTQTAFHMQVRPGGLVALSDGEGGMLYPQGARLLLGLGSNPHRGEEWFILQRCPTWVSLRSKTRKFLSIIYDVEIYAASEHVTPMSLFQFECDDESSTLQLRAANGCYLAQRRHRTVVANGHPMESDTFFRVHWNCGKIILQSPNGRFLGIVDNGLLMANATIPGPNEEFGIRLANRRFLVLRGRYGYVGTSSEHDLMKCNMDQPDCIHLLPCRQGIYHFQAQGGSFWSITSFGTFRPWGKFALNFCIELHGSNLLTVLAPNGFYMRSDRSGTLLADSEEITKECIWEF, encoded by the exons ATGGATGAGGTGGAGTGGACACGAAGACCCAACCCTGAGGAGCTGAGGGTTGGGCTCATCAGCTGGGCAGGATCCTACCTCACTTCTGAGGCTTATAAGAATACGGTCACGGCTACTGCAAAGGGTTTGGGCCGGAGACAG ACCTGGGAGATCTTGGTGAGCAATGAGCACGACACCCAGGCTGTAGTACGACTGAGGAGCTTGCAAGGCCTCTACCTCCTGTGTGAGGCAGATGGCAGTCTGTGCTATGGCCGGCCAAGGACCAGTCACCATGGATGCTTCCTACTGCGTTTCCACCGCAATGGCAAGTGGACTCTCCAGTGCATAATTAGTGGTCGTTATCTGGAGTCTGATGGTGAGGATGTGTTCTGCAACTCCAGGGTGCTTTCAGCTTACCACATGTGGACCCCCCGGCCAGCCCTACATGTCCATGTGATCCTTTACAGCCCGGTCAACCACTGCTACGCCCGGGCTGACCCCACTGTGGGCCGCGTCTGGGTGGATGCACCTGTTCCCTGCCTAGAGGAATGTGGCTTCCTGTTGCATTTCCAAGATGGATGCTACCACCTGGAGACCTCAACACACTTCTTTTTGTCCCACTTAGACCGGCTGGTCCCCCAACCCTCAACACAGACAGCTTTTCACATGCAGGTACGGCCTGGAGGGCTTGTGGCACTAAGCGATGGAGAAGGAGGCATGTTGTACCCACAGGGTGCACGcctgctcctgggcctgggctccAATCCCCACAGGGGTGAGGAGTGGTTCATCCTACAGCGCTGTCCGACGTGGGTCAGCCTCAGGTCAAAGACTCGGAAGTTCCTCTCCATCATTTATG ATGTTGAGATATATGCTGCCTCTGAGCATGTAACCCCAATGTCCTTGTTCCAGTTTGAATGTGATGATGAGAGCTCCACCTTGCAGCTTCGTGCAGCCAATGGCTGCTACCTAGCCCAG AGGCGCCATAGGACAGTGGTGGCTAATGGACACCCAATGGAGTCTGACACATTCTTCCGCGTGCACTGGAATTGTGGCAAGATCATCCTGCAGTCTCCTAATGGACGCTTCTTAGGCATTGTGGACAATGGCCTGCTGATGGCCAATGCCACCATTCCAG GCCCAAATGAGGAATTTGGGATTCGATTAGCTAACCGTCGCTTCCTTGTATTGCGAGGTCGTTATGGGTATGTGGGCACCTCATCAGAACACGACCTAATGAAGTGCAATATGGATCAGCCCGACTGCATTCACCTGCTGCCTTGCCGCCAGGGCATCTACCACTTCCAGG cacaGGGTGGATCCTTCTGGTCAATAACATCCTTTGGTACCTTTCGCCCTTGGGGAAAGTTTGCTCTCAACTTCTGTATAGAGCTTCATGGGAGCAACTTGCTCACAGTGCTGGCACCCAATGGCTTCTACATGCGATCCGACCGAAGTGGCACCCTGTTGGCAGACAGCGAAGAGATTACCAAAGAGTGTATTTGGGAGTTTTAG
- the FSCN3 gene encoding fascin-3 isoform X6, whose translation MWTPRPALHVHVILYSPVNHCYARADPTVGRVWVDAPVPCLEECGFLLHFQDGCYHLETSTHFFLSHLDRLVPQPSTQTAFHMQVRPGGLVALSDGEGGMLYPQGARLLLGLGSNPHRGEEWFILQRCPTWVSLRSKTRKFLSIIYDVEIYAASEHVTPMSLFQFECDDESSTLQLRAANGCYLAQRRHRTVVANGHPMESDTFFRVHWNCGKIILQSPNGRFLGIVDNGLLMANATIPGPNEEFGIRLANRRFLVLRGRYGYVGTSSEHDLMKCNMDQPDCIHLLPCRQGIYHFQGWILLVNNILWYLSPLGKVCSQLLYRASWEQLAHSAGTQWLLHAIRPKWHPVGRQRRDYQRVYLGVLGQWDATYGNPNLPGETTALNTTGTSKSRSMRISVTQLSLPSLAKHLFRATIHLKRPPPRPLCAVLFSTE comes from the exons ATGTGGACCCCCCGGCCAGCCCTACATGTCCATGTGATCCTTTACAGCCCGGTCAACCACTGCTACGCCCGGGCTGACCCCACTGTGGGCCGCGTCTGGGTGGATGCACCTGTTCCCTGCCTAGAGGAATGTGGCTTCCTGTTGCATTTCCAAGATGGATGCTACCACCTGGAGACCTCAACACACTTCTTTTTGTCCCACTTAGACCGGCTGGTCCCCCAACCCTCAACACAGACAGCTTTTCACATGCAGGTACGGCCTGGAGGGCTTGTGGCACTAAGCGATGGAGAAGGAGGCATGTTGTACCCACAGGGTGCACGcctgctcctgggcctgggctccAATCCCCACAGGGGTGAGGAGTGGTTCATCCTACAGCGCTGTCCGACGTGGGTCAGCCTCAGGTCAAAGACTCGGAAGTTCCTCTCCATCATTTATG ATGTTGAGATATATGCTGCCTCTGAGCATGTAACCCCAATGTCCTTGTTCCAGTTTGAATGTGATGATGAGAGCTCCACCTTGCAGCTTCGTGCAGCCAATGGCTGCTACCTAGCCCAG AGGCGCCATAGGACAGTGGTGGCTAATGGACACCCAATGGAGTCTGACACATTCTTCCGCGTGCACTGGAATTGTGGCAAGATCATCCTGCAGTCTCCTAATGGACGCTTCTTAGGCATTGTGGACAATGGCCTGCTGATGGCCAATGCCACCATTCCAG GCCCAAATGAGGAATTTGGGATTCGATTAGCTAACCGTCGCTTCCTTGTATTGCGAGGTCGTTATGGGTATGTGGGCACCTCATCAGAACACGACCTAATGAAGTGCAATATGGATCAGCCCGACTGCATTCACCTGCTGCCTTGCCGCCAGGGCATCTACCACTTCCAGG GGTGGATCCTTCTGGTCAATAACATCCTTTGGTACCTTTCGCCCTTGGGGAAAGTTTGCTCTCAACTTCTGTATAGAGCTTCATGGGAGCAACTTGCTCACAGTGCTGGCACCCAATGGCTTCTACATGCGATCCGACCGAAGTGGCACCCTGTTGGCAGACAGCGAAGAGATTACCAAAGAGTGTATTTGGGAGTTTTAG GCCAATGGGATGCCACCTATGGAAATCCAAATCTTCCAGGAGAAACTACTGCACTAAACACAACAGGAACCTCAAAGTCAAGATCCATGAGAATATCTGTTACACAACTTTCCCTACCCAGTTTAGCAAAACACCTGTTTCGGGCAACAATACATCTCAAAAGGCCACCCCCAAGACCCCTGTGTGCTGTGCTCTTCAGTACGGAATAG
- the PAX4 gene encoding LOW QUALITY PROTEIN: paired box protein Pax-4 (The sequence of the model RefSeq protein was modified relative to this genomic sequence to represent the inferred CDS: deleted 1 base in 1 codon) — protein MPQDGISSVNQLGGLFVNGRPLPLDTRQQIVRLAVSGMRPCDISRSLKVSNGCVSKILARYYRTGVLEPKGIGGSKPRLATPPVVARIAQLKGECPALFAWEIQRQLCAEGLCTQDKTPSVSSINRVLRALQEDQRLPWAQLRSPAVLTPVTHTPHSGSETPRGPHPGTGHRNRTIFSPGQAEALEKEFQRGQYPDSVARGKLAAATSLPEDTVRVWFSNRRAKWRRQEKLKWEMQISGASQDLTLPSASPGTTFAQQSPGSVPTAVPPALESLGPSCYQLYWETSPDRCLRDTPPQASLKPCWGYLPPQPRSLDSVLLCHPCPSFHCLHYQSWCPLDLALAQPPTLAKPGTREEGQAGKEIG, from the exons ATGCCGCAGGATG GGATCAGCAGTGTGAATCAGCTGGGGGGCCTTTTTGTGAATGGccggcccctgcccctggacaccCGGCAGCAGATTGTGCGGCTGGCAGTCAGCGGGATGCGGCCCTGTGACATCTCACGGAGCCTTAAG GTATCTAATGGCTGTGTGAGCAAGATCCTAGCACGTTACTACCGCACAGGTGTCTTGGAGCCCAAAGGGATTGGGGGAAGCAAGCCACGTCTGGCCACACCCCCTGTGGTGGCTCGAATTGCCCAGCTAAAGGGTGAGTGCCCTGCTCTCTTTGCTTGGGAGATCCAACGCCAGCTCTGTGCCGAAGGACTCTGCACCCAGGACAAGACTCCCAGT GTCTCCTCCATCAATCGAGTCCTGCGGGCACTACAGGAGGACCAGAGACTGCCCTGGGCACAGCTCAGGTCTCCAG CTGTTTTAACTCCAGTTACTCACACGCCCCATAGTGGCTCTGAGACTCCCCGGGGTCCCCACCCAGGGACTGGCCACCGGAATCGGACTATCTTCTCCCCAGGCCAAGCCGAGGCGCTGGAGAAAG AGTTCCAGCGTGGCCAGTATCCTGATTCGGTGGCCCGTGGGAAGCTGGCTGCTGCCACCTCTCTGCCTGAGGACACGGTGAGG GTCTGGTTTTCCAATCGAAGAGCCAAATGGCGCCGACAAGAGAAGCTCAAGTGGGAGATGCAGATTTCAG GTGCTTCCCAGGATCTGACTCTCCCGAGTGCCTCCCCAGGGACCACCTTTGCACAG CAGTCCCCTGGCAGTGTGCCCACAGCAGTCCCACCTGCCCTGGAATCCTTGGGTCCCTCCTGCTATCAGCTGTACTGGGAGACATCACCAGACAGGTGTCTGAGGGACACCCCACCCCAAGCCTCTCTCAAGCCGTGCTGGG GTTACCTGCCTCCT CAGCCGAGATCCCTGGATTCAGTACTGCTCTGCCACCCTTGCCCTTCCTTCCATTGCCTCCATTACCAGTCTTGGTGCCCCTTAGACCTTGCTCtggcccagccccccacccttGCAAAGCCTGGCACGAGGGAGGAGGGCCAGGCTGGGAAGGAGATAGGGTGA